A single window of Ovis aries strain OAR_USU_Benz2616 breed Rambouillet chromosome 24, ARS-UI_Ramb_v3.0, whole genome shotgun sequence DNA harbors:
- the LOC114110616 gene encoding LOW QUALITY PROTEIN: TLC domain-containing protein 3A-like (The sequence of the model RefSeq protein was modified relative to this genomic sequence to represent the inferred CDS: inserted 2 bases in 1 codon): MRSRPSHAEGAERGGRARAPMLLPLAWGSLFFPGLFGVCTWGLRRARPAWTHHDCVMISTRLVSSVQAVLATGSGIIVIRSCSDVITDRHWLAREYVWFLIPYMIYDTYAMYLCEWYRAGDQSSRHSLTIFRNFLSKNRLMITHHVFILLVLVPIAQKLRGELGDFFVGCIFTAELSTPFVSLGRILIQLNQQHTLLYKVNGILTLTTFFLCRILLFPFMYWSYGRQQGLXVPFHIPFHCNVANAFLIAPQIYWFSLLCKKAALLFDVPPAKKDS; encoded by the exons ATGCGGAGCCGACCGAGCCACGCCGAGGGCGCCGAGCGAGGCGGCCGAGCCCGAGCACCCATGCTGCTGCCGCTGGCCTGGGGCTCGCTCTTCTTCCCGGGGCTCTTCGGGGTCTGCACCTGGGGGCTGCGGCGCGCGCGGCCCGCCTGGACCCACCACGACTGCGTGATGATCAGCACCAGGCTGGTTTCTTCAGTGCAGGCTGTGTTGGCCACCGGGTCTGGGATCATCGTCATCCGCTCCTGCAGCGACGTGATCACCGACAGGCACTGGCTTGCCCGAGAGTATGTCTGGTTTTTGATTCCCTACATGATCTATGACACCTACGCCATGTACCTCTGTGAGTGGTATCGAGCCGGGGACCAGAGCAGCAGACATTCCCTCACCATTTTTCGAAACTTCCTAAGCAAAAACCGCCTCATGATCACACACCATGTGTTCATTCTGCTTGTCCTTGTGCCCATTGCCCAGAAGCTCAGGGGAGAGCTTGGAGACTTCTTTGTCGGCTGCATCTTCACAGCAGAACTGAGCACTCCATTTGTATCGCTGGGCAGAATTCTGATCCAGCTAAACCAGCAGCACACGCTGCTGTACAAGGTGAATGGAATCCTCACGCTGACCACTTTCTTCTTGTGTCGGatcctcctcttccctttcatGTACTGGTCCTACGGCCGGCAGCAGGGACT AGTGCCCTTCCACATTCCTTTCCACTGCAATGTGGCCAATGCCTTCCTCATCGCGCCACAGATCTACTGGTTCTCTCTGCTGTGCAAAAAGGCAGCCCTGCTCTTTGATGTTCCTCCAGCCAAAAAGGACAGTTAA
- the LOC101103208 gene encoding sesquipedalian-1-like, with product MKLHRKSVLRFFRGYRTQAPDREGILLKKGARNTSYQRRWFILRGNLLFYLEHQADHTPLGLILLENCQVEPRLGATEPYAFTIRTPGGDGGRAYRLAAENREELRAWLWALAGATWTRLAELLRPLEAQYRELCQAAGQEPGSPPEDCGSPATPRTLFSFQELHEHFGKEIRMLQAVHRQFQEASDNGGSRSPAGGGEAGTQQLC from the coding sequence ATGAAACTGCACCGAAAGTCCGTGCTCCGTTTCTTCCGTGGGTACAGAACACAGGCTCCAGACCGGGAGGGCATCCTGCTAAAGAAGGGGGCCCGAAATACCAGTTATCAGCGCCGCTGGTTCATCCTGCGAGGAAACCTCCTCTTCTACCTGGAACACCAGGCTGACCACACACCCCTGGGTCTCATCCTATTAGAGAACTGCCAGGTGGAGCCACGCCTTGGAGCCACAGAACCTTATGCCTTTACCATTCGGACTCCAGGGGGAGATGGTGGGCGGGCCTACAGGCTGGCAGCAGAAAACCGGGAGGAGCTGAGAGCCTGGCTGTGGGCGTTGGCCGGAGCCACCTGGACGCGGCTGGCTGAGCTGCTACGCCCCCTGGAGGCCCAGTACCGGGAGCTGTGCCAGGCAGCTGGCCAAGAGCCCGGCTCACCCCCAGAGGACTGTGGCTCCCCAGCCACCCCCAGGACCCTCTTCAGCTTCCAGGAGTTGCACGAGCACTTTGGAAAGGAGATCCGGATGCTGCAGGCTGTCCACAGACAGTTCCAGGAGGCCAGTGACAACGGAGGCAGCAGATCCCCAGCAGGTGGAGGTGAAGCAGGAACGCAACAACTGTGTTGA
- the CD2BP2 gene encoding CD2 antigen cytoplasmic tail-binding protein 2 isoform X1 has translation MPKRKVTFQGVGDDDEDEISVPKKKLVDPVAGVGGPGSRFKGKHSLDSDEEEEEEEEGSSKYDILASEDVEGQEAATLPSEGGVRITPFNLQEEMEEGHFDADGNYFLNRDAQIRDSWLDNIDWVKIRERPPDQRPPSDSEEEDSLGQTPMSTQALLEGLLELMLPRETVAGALRRLGARGGSKEGSKGPGRPSSPQRLDRLSGLADQMVAQGNLGVYQETRERLAMRLKGLACQTQGPRDPTPPPSLDMFAEEVTERELETPTPAQREEAESPGDGLADVMWEYKWENTGDAELYGPFTSTQMQTWVNEGYFPDGVYCRKLDPPGGQFYNSKRIDFDLYT, from the exons ATGCCAAAGAGGAAAGTGACCTTCCAAGGCGTGGGAGATGATGACGAGGATGAAATCAGTGTCCCCAAGAAAAAG TTGGTGGACCCTGTAGCTGGGGTAGGGGGTCCCGGGAGCCGCTTCAAAGGCAAACACTCTTTGGACAgcgatgaggaggaggaggaggaggaggaagggtccAGCAAATATGACATCTTGGCCTCAGAGGATGTGGAAG gtcaggaagcagccaCGCTCCCCAGTGAGGGAGGTGTGCGGATCACACCCTTCAACTTGCAGGAAGAGATGGAGGAAGGCCACTTTGATGCAGACGGCAACTATTTCCTGAACCGGGATGCTCAAATCCGAGACAGCTGGCTGGATAACATTGATTGG GTAAAGATCAGGGAGCGGCCACCTGATCAGCGGCCGCCATCAGACTCAGAGGAGGAGGACAGCCTGGGCCAGACACCAATGAGCACCCAAGCCCTCCTGGAGGGCCTTCTGGAACTGATGTTGCCAAGAGAGACAGTGGCTGGGGCACTGAGGCGTCTGGGAGCCCGAGGGGGAAGCAAAGAAGGCAGCAAGGGGCCCGGGCGGCCCAGTTCCCCCCAGCGCCTCGACCGGCTCTCCGGCTTGGCTGACCAGATGGTGGCCCAGGGCAACCTGGGAGTGTATCAGGAGACAAGGGAACGGTTGGCCATGCGACTGAAGGGGTTGGCGTGCCAGACCCAGGGACCCCGTGACCCCACACCGCCCCCCTCCCTGGACATGTTTGCTGAGGAAGTGACAGAGAGGGAGCTGGAGACCCCAACCCCTGCCCAGAGGGAAG AAGCAGAGTCACCTGGAGATGGTCTTGCGGACGTGATGTGGGAATATAAGTGGGAGAACACAGGGGATGCTGAGCTGTACGGGCCCTTCACCAGCACCCAGATGCAG ACCTGGGTGAACGAAGGCTACTTCCCAGATGGCGTTTATTGCCGGAAGCTGGACCCCCCGGGTGGCCAGTTCTACAACTCCAAACGGATTGACTTTGACCTCTACACCTGA
- the CD2BP2 gene encoding CD2 antigen cytoplasmic tail-binding protein 2 isoform X3, translating to MPKRKVTFQGVGDDDEDEISVPKKKLVDPVAGVGGPGSRFKGKHSLDSDEEEEEEEEGSSKYDILASEDVEGQEAATLPSEGGVRITPFNLQEEMEEGHFDADGNYFLNRDAQIRDSWLDNIDWVKIRERPPDQRPPSDSEEEDSLGQTPMSTQALLEGLLELMLPRETVAGALRRLGARGGSKEGSKGPGRPSSPQRLDRLSGLADQMVAQGNLGVYQETRERLAMRLKGLACQTQGPRDPTPPPSLDMFAEEVTERELETPTPAQREEAESPGDGLADVMWEYKWENTGDAELYGPFTSTQMQNPVWNTAVHLAVMPP from the exons ATGCCAAAGAGGAAAGTGACCTTCCAAGGCGTGGGAGATGATGACGAGGATGAAATCAGTGTCCCCAAGAAAAAG TTGGTGGACCCTGTAGCTGGGGTAGGGGGTCCCGGGAGCCGCTTCAAAGGCAAACACTCTTTGGACAgcgatgaggaggaggaggaggaggaggaagggtccAGCAAATATGACATCTTGGCCTCAGAGGATGTGGAAG gtcaggaagcagccaCGCTCCCCAGTGAGGGAGGTGTGCGGATCACACCCTTCAACTTGCAGGAAGAGATGGAGGAAGGCCACTTTGATGCAGACGGCAACTATTTCCTGAACCGGGATGCTCAAATCCGAGACAGCTGGCTGGATAACATTGATTGG GTAAAGATCAGGGAGCGGCCACCTGATCAGCGGCCGCCATCAGACTCAGAGGAGGAGGACAGCCTGGGCCAGACACCAATGAGCACCCAAGCCCTCCTGGAGGGCCTTCTGGAACTGATGTTGCCAAGAGAGACAGTGGCTGGGGCACTGAGGCGTCTGGGAGCCCGAGGGGGAAGCAAAGAAGGCAGCAAGGGGCCCGGGCGGCCCAGTTCCCCCCAGCGCCTCGACCGGCTCTCCGGCTTGGCTGACCAGATGGTGGCCCAGGGCAACCTGGGAGTGTATCAGGAGACAAGGGAACGGTTGGCCATGCGACTGAAGGGGTTGGCGTGCCAGACCCAGGGACCCCGTGACCCCACACCGCCCCCCTCCCTGGACATGTTTGCTGAGGAAGTGACAGAGAGGGAGCTGGAGACCCCAACCCCTGCCCAGAGGGAAG AAGCAGAGTCACCTGGAGATGGTCTTGCGGACGTGATGTGGGAATATAAGTGGGAGAACACAGGGGATGCTGAGCTGTACGGGCCCTTCACCAGCACCCAGATGCAG AATCCTGTCTGGAACACCGCGGTACATTTAGCTGTCATGCCTCCTTAG
- the CD2BP2 gene encoding CD2 antigen cytoplasmic tail-binding protein 2 isoform X2: MPKRKVTFQGVGDDDEDEISVPKKKLVDPVAGVGGPGSRFKGKHSLDSDEEEEEEEEGSSKYDILASEDVEGQEAATLPSEGGVRITPFNLQEEMEEGHFDADGNYFLNRDAQIRDSWLDNIDWVKIRERPPDQRPPSDSEEEDSLGQTPMSTQALLEGLLELMLPRETVAGALRRLGARGGSKEGSKGPGRPSSPQRLDRLSGLADQMVAQGNLGVYQETRERLAMRLKGLACQTQGPRDPTPPPSLDMFAEEVTERELETPTPAQREAESPGDGLADVMWEYKWENTGDAELYGPFTSTQMQTWVNEGYFPDGVYCRKLDPPGGQFYNSKRIDFDLYT, from the exons ATGCCAAAGAGGAAAGTGACCTTCCAAGGCGTGGGAGATGATGACGAGGATGAAATCAGTGTCCCCAAGAAAAAG TTGGTGGACCCTGTAGCTGGGGTAGGGGGTCCCGGGAGCCGCTTCAAAGGCAAACACTCTTTGGACAgcgatgaggaggaggaggaggaggaggaagggtccAGCAAATATGACATCTTGGCCTCAGAGGATGTGGAAG gtcaggaagcagccaCGCTCCCCAGTGAGGGAGGTGTGCGGATCACACCCTTCAACTTGCAGGAAGAGATGGAGGAAGGCCACTTTGATGCAGACGGCAACTATTTCCTGAACCGGGATGCTCAAATCCGAGACAGCTGGCTGGATAACATTGATTGG GTAAAGATCAGGGAGCGGCCACCTGATCAGCGGCCGCCATCAGACTCAGAGGAGGAGGACAGCCTGGGCCAGACACCAATGAGCACCCAAGCCCTCCTGGAGGGCCTTCTGGAACTGATGTTGCCAAGAGAGACAGTGGCTGGGGCACTGAGGCGTCTGGGAGCCCGAGGGGGAAGCAAAGAAGGCAGCAAGGGGCCCGGGCGGCCCAGTTCCCCCCAGCGCCTCGACCGGCTCTCCGGCTTGGCTGACCAGATGGTGGCCCAGGGCAACCTGGGAGTGTATCAGGAGACAAGGGAACGGTTGGCCATGCGACTGAAGGGGTTGGCGTGCCAGACCCAGGGACCCCGTGACCCCACACCGCCCCCCTCCCTGGACATGTTTGCTGAGGAAGTGACAGAGAGGGAGCTGGAGACCCCAACCCCTGCCCAGAGGGAAG CAGAGTCACCTGGAGATGGTCTTGCGGACGTGATGTGGGAATATAAGTGGGAGAACACAGGGGATGCTGAGCTGTACGGGCCCTTCACCAGCACCCAGATGCAG ACCTGGGTGAACGAAGGCTACTTCCCAGATGGCGTTTATTGCCGGAAGCTGGACCCCCCGGGTGGCCAGTTCTACAACTCCAAACGGATTGACTTTGACCTCTACACCTGA
- the TBC1D10B gene encoding TBC1 domain family member 10B: METGPAPLVAPPRRHGAPAAPSPPPRGSRAGPVLVVAPGPPVTTATSAPVTLVAPGEARPAWVPGPTQTSDSAPSPTVTGSTEVTLPLEASPDAPRAQVSSPEPLVPEAVAGAEMSVAQAPGADPPKTEEAIPSPDPGPGTLTRTPSRTAPGALTAKPPLAPKPGTTVASGVTARVAAVTAGQVTSGHGAAAATSASTGQAPEDRSGPGTGPPASCEAQVAVVTVTPAPEPAENSQDLGSMSSLGPGISGPRGQAPDTLSYLDSVSLMSGTLESLADDVSSMGSDSEINGLALRKTDKYGFLGGSQYSGSLESSIPVDVARQRELKWLEMFSHWDKWLSRRFQKVKLRCRKGIPSSLRAKAWQYLSNSKELLEQNPGKFEELERAPGDPKWLDVIEKDLHRQFPFHEMFAARGGHGQQDLYRILKAYTIYRPDEGYCQAQAPVAAVLLMHMPAEQAFWCLVQICDKYLPGYYSAGLEAIQLDGEIFFALLRRASPLAHRHLRRQRIDPVLYMTEWFMCIFARTLPWASVLRVWDMFFCEGVKIIFRVALVLLRHTLGSVEKLRSCQGMYETMEQLRNLPQQCMQEDFLVHEVTNLQVTEALIERENAAQLKKWLETRGELQYRPSRRLHGSRAIHEERRRQLPPLGPSSSLLSLPGLKSRGSRAGGGVPSPPPPVRRASAGPAPGPVVTAEGLRPSLPSPTGNSAPLAPSGKEARRQEKERQKQEKEREKERQKQEKEREKQEKERQKQEKEQQKQEKERQKQEKKAQGRKLSLHRKADGPPAPQDGGDRSSASEARQDAYF; the protein is encoded by the exons ATGGAGACGGGCCCGGCGCCCCTGGTGGCCCCGCCGCGCCGTCATGGCGCCCCCGCGGCCCCTTCGCCGCCGCCCCGCGGCTCTCGGGCCGGGCCCGTCCTGGTGGTGGCTCCGGGGCCGCCAGTGACCACGGCCACTTCGGCCCCGGTCACCCTGGTGGCCCCCGGGGAGGCGCGGCCCGCATGGGTACCGGGTCCGACCCAGACCTCAGACTCGGCTCCCAGCCCGACGGTCACAGGCAGCACGGAGGTGACACTGCCTCTGGAGGCCTCACCCGATGCCCCCAGGGCGCAGGTCTCCAGCCCGGAGCCCTTGGTGCCCGAGGCTGTGGCTGGAGCCGAGATGTCCGTGGCTCAGGCCCCAGGGGCAGACCCTCCGAAGACGGAGGAGGCTATACCCTCACCCGATCCTGGACCCGGGACCCTCACCAGGACCCCTTCAAGAACGGCTCCTGGGGCCCTGACAGCCAAACCCCCTCTCGCCCCCAAGCCGGGAACCACAGTGGCCTCAGGTGTGACTGCACGGGTTGCAGCTGTGACAGCAGGACAGGTGACAAGTGGACATGGAGCTGCGGCAGCAACATCAGCATCAACCGGACAGGCTCCCGAGGACCGTTCAGGGCCTGGCACAGGCCCTCCAGCGTCATGTGAGGCCCAGGTAGCTGTCGTGACGGTGACCCCAGCTCCGGAGCCCGCAGAAAACTCTCAGGACCTAGGCTCCATGTCCAGCCTGGGACCTGGCATCTCTGGGCCTCGAGGGCAGGCCCCAGACACCCTGAGCTACTTGGACTCCGTGAGCCTCATGTCTGGGACCCTGGAGTCCTTGGCGGATGATGTGAGCTCCATGGGCTCAGACTCTGAGATAAACGGGCTGGCCCTGCGCAAGACGGACAAGTACGGCTTCCTTGGGGGCAGCCAGTATTCAGGCAGCCT AGAGAGCTCCATTCCTGTGGATGTGGCTCGGCAGCGGGAGCTCAAATGGCTGGAGATGTTCAGTCACTGGGATAAGTGGCTGTCACGGCGTTTCCAGAAG GTGAAGCTGCGTTGCCGGAAGGGgatcccctcctccctcagagCCAAGGCCTGGCAGTACCTGTCCAATAGCAAGGAACTCCTGGAGCAGAACCCGGGCAAGTTTGAG GAGCTGGAACGGGCTCCTGGGGACCCTAAGTGGCTGGATGTGATTGAGAAGGACCTGCACCGCCAGTTCCCTTTCCACGAGATGTTTGCTGCTCGAGGCGGGCACGG GCAGCAGGACCTGTATCGAATCCTGAAGGCCTACACCATCTACCGGCCCGACGAGGGCTACTGCCAGGCCCAGGCCCCCGTGGCCGCGGTGTTGCTCATGCACATGCCTGCTGAG CAAGCCTTCTGGTGCCTGGTGCAGATCTGCGACAAGTATCTCCCTGGTTACTACAGCGCAGGGCTG GAGGCCATTCAGCTGGACGGAGAGATCTTCTTTGCCCTGTTGCGCCGGGCCTCCCCACTGGCACATCGGCACCTGCGACGGCAGCGCATTGATCCCGTGCTCTACATGACAGAGTGGTTCATGTGCATCTTCGCCCGCACCCTGCCCTGGGCTTCAGTGCTCCGGGTCTGGGATATGTTCTTCTGTGAAG GCGTCAAGATCATCTTCCGGGTGGCCCTGGTGCTGCTGCGGCACACGCTGGGCTCGGTGGAAAAGCTGCGCTCCTGCCAAGGCATGTATGAGACCATGGAGCAGCTGCGGAACTTGCCTCAGCAGTGCATGCAGGAGGACTTCCTGGTGCACGAG GTGACCAACCTCCAAGTGACAGAAGCACTGATTGAGCGAGAGAACGCAGCCCAGCTCAAGAAGTGGCTGGAAACCCGGGGCGAGCTGCAGTATCGGCCCTCACGGAGACTACACGGTTCCCGGGCCATCCACGAGGAGCGCCGGCGGCAGCTGCCCCCCCTgggcccctcctccagcctcctcaGCCTCCCTGGCCTCAAGAGCCGGGGCTCCCGGGCAGGTGGAggggtcccctccccaccccctcccgtcCGCAGGGCCAGCGCGGGGCCTGCCCCAGGGCCCGTGGTCACCGCCGAGGGACTGCGTCCATCCCTTCCTTCGCCTACTGGCAACAGCGCCCCTCTGGCCCCTAGCGGCAAGGAGGCCcggaggcaggagaaggagcggcagaaacaggaaaaggaacGCGAGAAGGAGCGgcagaaacaggaaaaagaacgggagaagcaggagaaggagcggcagaagcaggagaaggagcagCAGAAACAGGAGAAGGAGCGgcagaagcaggagaagaaggcccAGGGCAGGAAGCTCTCACTCCATCGAAAGGCAGATGGACCGCCTGCCCCCCAGGACGGCGGGGACAGGTCCTCAGCATCAGAGGCCCGGCAGGATGCGTACTTCTGA